The Prevotella herbatica genome contains the following window.
GGACCGGCTAATTCCGTGCCAGCAGCCGCGGTAATACGGAAGGTCCAGGCGTTATCCGGATTTATTGGGTTTAAAGGGAGCGTAGGCCGTCTGTTAAGCGTGTTGTGAAATGTAGATGCTCAACATCTGAATTGCAGCGCGAACTGGCAGACTTGAGTGTGCGCAACGTAGGCGGAATTCGTGGTGTAGCGGTGAAATGCTTAGATATCACGAAGAACTCCGATTGCGAAGGCAGCTTACGGGAGCACAACTGACGCTGAAGCTCGAAAGTGCGGGTATCGAACAGGATTAGATACCCTGGTAGTCCGCACGGTAAACGATGGATGCCCGCTGTTGACCCACCTGGGCCAGCGGCCAAGCGAAAGCATTAAGCATCCCACCTGGGGAGTACGCCGGCAACGGTGAAACTCAAAGGAATTGACGGGGGCCCGCACAAGCGGAGGAACATGTGGTTTAATTCGATGATACGCGAGGAACCTTACCCGGGCTTGAATTGCAGAGGAAAGATCCAGAGATGGTGATGCCCTTCGGGGCCTCTGTGAAGGTGCTGCATGGTTGTCGTCAGCTCGTGCCGTGAGGTGTCGGCTTAAGTGCCATAACGAGCGCAACCCCTTTCTTTAGTTGCCATCAGGTGATGCTGGGCACTCTGGAGATACTGCCACCGTAAGGTGTGAGGAAGGTGGGGATGACGTCAAATCAGCACGGCCCTTACGTCCGGGGCTACACACGTGTTACAATGGCCGGTACAGAGAGACGGTTGCTTGCAAAAGTAATCCAATCCTTAAAGCCGGTCCCAGTTCGGACTGGGGTCTGCAACCCGACCCCACGAAGCTGGATTCGCTAGTAATCGCGCATCAGCCATGGCGCGGTGAATACGTTCCCGGGCCTTGTACACACCGCCCGTCAAGCCATGAAAGCCGGGGGTGCCTGAAGTCCGTGACCGCAAGGAACGGCCTAGGGCAAAACTGGTAATTGGGGCTAAGTCGTAACAAGGTAGCCGTACCGGAAGGTGCGGCTGGAACACCTCCTTTCTGGAGACGATTTTCCAACAATGGATTATATATAAGGATAGAACAAGAGTTTGGTTCTTTTCCTTCTTGTACTCACTGAACTGTTTATAGATATAAGAGAAATAAGGAAGCTGGGCAGCAAAAAGCCCACGTAGCTTGAATGAACCAGCTGGAAGATATAGTCCTATAGCTCAGTTGGTTAGAGCGCCACACTGATAATGTGGAGGTCGGCAGTTCAAGTCTGCCTGGGACTACTCCTTACAATCCCTCGGGGGATTAGCTCAGCTGGCTAGAGCACCTGCTTTGCAAGCAGGGGGTCAACGGTTCGAATCCGTTATTCTCCACACATGGAACATACTTTTGATTAAGTATATGCATTCCAGATAGATCTTTGACATATTGACACAAGCAAAACTGTAAAGTAATAAAGTTCAAACTTTGAAATCAAGAAAATCGCAAGATTTAAGGATTTCACTTAACAGCTGAAAGTATGAGCAACCTCATGACATTAATGTCATGTTGGCGAAAGAAAGTAAGAAAGGGCGTATGGTGGATGCCTAGGCTCACAGAGACGATGAAGGACGTGATAAGCTGCGATAAGCTTCGGGTAGGTGCAAATAGCCGCTGATCCGAGGATTTCCGAATGGGACAACCCGTCTGTCTGAAGGACAGTCACTCACGCCAGTCGTGAGGGTTAACCCGGGGAACTGAAACATCTTAGTACCCGGAGGAAGAGAAAATAAATAATGATTCCCCTAGTAGTGGCGAGCGAACGGGGACCAGCCCAAACCGGTGATGTGGCAACGCACCGCCGGGGTTGTAGGACCACGTGATTGTATGGAGACAATGAACAGAATGAACTGGAAAGTTCAGCCATAGCGGGTGATAGCCCCTTATGTGAAGTTGAATCCGGCATAGTGGTATCCTGAGTAACGCGGAGCACGAGGAATTCTGCGCGAATCTGCCGGGACCATCCGGTAAGGCTAAATACTCCTGTGAGACCGATAGTGAACCAGTACCGTGAGGGAAAGGTGAAAAGAACTTCGATAAGAAGAGTGAAATAGTTCCTGAAACCATACGCCTACAAGCGGTCGGAGCTGAGCAATCAGTGACGGCGTGCCTTTTGCATAATGAACCTACGAGTTACCATCTCTGGCAAGGTTAAGGGGTTAAGCCCCGCAACCGCAGTGAAAGCGAGCCTGAACAGGGCGTTCAGTCAGAGGGGGTAGACGCGAAACCAAGTGATCTACACTTGACCAGGATGAAGTTCCGGTAACACGGAATGGAGGTCCGCACCAATAAGCGTTGAAAAGCTTCTGGATGAGTTGAGTGTAGGAGTGAAAGGCCAATCAAACTTGGAGATAGCTCGTACTCCCCGAAAGGCATTTAGGTGCCGCGTGTATTGATCCTCATGAGAGGTAGAGCGACCGATAGGTCAAGAGGGCTTCACCGCCTATCGAGACCTGACGAACTCCGAATGCTCATGAGCGGCAGATATGCAGTAAGGGGACGGGTGCTAAGGTCCGTTCCCGAGAGGAGAAGAATCCAGACCGCCGTCTAAGGTCCCGAAATTCTGTCTAAGTTAGTCTAACGAAGTCTGGTCCCAGTGACAGCTAGGATGTTGGCTTGGAAGCAGCCATTCATTCAAAGAGTGCGTAACAGCTCACTAGTCGAGGGTCCGGGCATGGATAATAATCGGGTATAAGGCAGGTACCGAAGACGCGGGATAGTAATAATAAAAGTATCGGTAGGGGAGCATTCCATATGCGTCGAATGGTGAGGATAACCGATCCTGGAGCGTATGGAAAAGCAAATGTAGGTATAAGTAACGATTAGAGGGGTAAGATCCCCCTCCGCCAAAAGTCTAAGGTTTCCCAGGCAATGTTAATCAGCCTGGGGTAAGTCGGGTCCTAAGTCTCAGCCGAAGGGCGAGGGCGATGGCAGAAACGGTTAATATTCCGTTACTACCATAGGGAGTGACGTGGAGACGGAGCAGTGACACAGCCGCGGGGTGACGGAAGTCCCCGTTTAAGGGTGTAGATGTTGAGGAAGGCAGGCAAATCCACCTTCCGAGTCGAACCTGAAAGTACGGCATCCCCTTCGGGGGAAGCTGATAGCGCTGGTAAGCATACTCCCGAGAAAATCCGCTAAACTTAATCCCTGTGGTACCCGTACCGCAATCCGACACAGGTAGACGGGTAGAATATACTAAGGCGTTGAGAGATTCATGGTTAAGGAACTAGGCAAATTAACCCCGTAACTTCGGGATAAGGGGTCCTCTCCTCCGGGAGAGGCGCAGAGAATAGGTCCAGGCAACTGTTTAACAAAAACACAGGGCTGTGCTAACTCGAAAGATGAAGTATACAGTCTGACACCTGCCCGGTGCCGGAAGGTTAAGAGGAGATGTCATTCCTTAAGGATGCAGCATTGAATTGAAGCCCCGGTAAACGGCGGCCGTAACTATAACGGTCCTAAGGTAGCGAAATTCCTTGTCGGGTAAGTTCCGACCTGCACGAATGGTGTAATGATCCGGACGCTGTCTCAACCATGAGCTCAGTGAAATTGTAGTATCGGTGAAGATGCCGATTACCCGCGATGGGACGAAAAGACCCCGTGAACCTTTACTACAGCTTAGCATTGACCTTGGTCATCCGATGTGTAGGATAGGCCGGAGGCTTTGAAGCGTGCGCGCCAGCGTATGTGGAGCCATCCTTGAAATACGGCCCTTTGGCTGTCTGAGGTCTAACTCGCTTATCGCGAGGACATTGTTTGGTGGGTAGTTTGACTGGGGTGGTCGCCTCCAAAAGCGTAACGGAGGCTTCCAAAGGTGCCCTCGGGTCGATTGGTAACCGACCTAATAGAGTGCAATGGCATAAGGGCGCTTGACTGGGAGGCAGACATGCCGAGCAGGCAGGAAACTGGGGCATAGTGATCCGGCGGATGTGTATGGAAACTCCGTCGCTCAAAGGATAAAAGGTACTCCGGGGATAACAGGCTGATCCCCCCCAAGAGCTCATATCGACGGGGTGGTTTGGCACCTCGATGTCGGCTCGTCACATCCTGGGGCTGGAGAAGGTCCCAAGGGTTGGGCTGTTCGCCCATTAAAGTGGCACGCGAGCTGGGTTCAGAACGTCGTGAGACAGTTCGGTCTCTATCTATCGTGGGCGTGGGAGTTTTGAGTGGTGCCGTCACTAGTACGAGAGGACCGTGATGGACAGACCTCCGGTTTACCAGTTGTGCCGCCAGGCGCACCGCTGGGTAGCTGAGTCTGGAATGGATAAGCGCTGAAAGCATCTAAGTGCGAAGCCAGCCGCGAGATTAGAACTCCATAGAGGGTCGTTGAAGACGACAACGTTGATAGGGTGCAGGTGTAAAGACGGTGACGTCAAAGCCGAGCACTACTAATTGCCCGAAACTTTCTTTCGACAGGTCATACTTTGAGTTGTTTAAGATTATAGTAGGAACATTGTTCCTTACGGTTTGCTTGTGAAAAATACGTCATAACCCATATCAGGTGGTTATTGCGGTGGTGTCCCACCTCTTCCCATTCCGAACAGAGAAGTTAAGCCCACTTGCGCCGATGGTACTGCAATGCAATGCGGGAGAGTAGGTAGCCGCCTTCTTTTATTGAAGCCTCGAGGATAGCAATATCTTTCGAGGCTTTTTTGTGTTTATATCATCCGAGTTATCCGAGATTTTGGGTAATTCCTGGATTAATTTGATAACTTTTATTCATCCGATTACTTTTATTAAACTGCAATATTTATTGAGATATTTCGTTTCCATAATATGAAGTGGACAGATAGAATAAGAAAGATGAAATTACTGTTGATTTTTGTGGCTATAGTTATAGTCGCATTGTCTCTTGTTGTTTCCCATCTTCTCATTCGCGACCTATTTCATGAGGAAACCACACGAATGGAGGTGTTGGCTCAAGCCATGCGCTCTTTGAGCGTTGCTGATGATAACACAGACCTTAACCTTGTATTAAAGGTAATAAATGAAAATTCTACTATTCCTGTAATAGTAGTAGATAAATCAGGGAAAGCACAGATATTTAGAAATGTTGACTTGAAAGGAAGAAACTATGCTGACAGTCTCAGAGATGCAACACGTAGAGCGGCAATAATGAAAGGCTCAGGTAGGTTTGTTAGAATTTCTATTGATGATCGCACACATGATTATATTGATGTTTGCTATGACGATTCTGTTATTCTGAAAAGGCTTGCTTATTATCCTTATGTCCAATTGGGCGTAGTCTTTATATTTGTTGCAATAGTGATATTTGCTTTGTTAGCTTCAAAAAAGGCTGAACATAACATGATTTGGGTTGGACTGAGTAAGGAAACGGCTCATCAGCTTGGTACTCCAATATCTAGTCTTCTTGCATGGATTGAGATTTTTAAAGAAGACTATCCCAAAGAGCCTTTGGTGCCTGAGATGGAAAAAGATGTGAAACGCTTGCAGATTATAGCTGAAAGATTTTCAAAAATAGGTTCTTTACCAGCTTTATGTTCTGTAAACTTGATAGATGTACTTAATCATGTTATTGATTATATGGAAAAACGGATTCCTAGCAGTATCAATCTGATAAGGGATTTGCCAGATCATGACGTTGTTATTATGCTTAATACGTCTCTATTTGAATGGGTTGTGGAAAATCTGTTTAAAAATGCTATTGACTCATTGAGTGGGATAAAAGGGACAATAACAGTAAAGGTAACAGAATTTACAGATATAGTGTCAATAGAAATATCAGATACCGGTAAGGGCATAAAGTCTAAAGATATTAGTAATGTGTTTTGTCCAGGATTCACAACAAAGAAAAGAGGGTGGGGGCTCGGTTTGTCATTAGCAAAAAGAATAGTAGAAGACTACCATAAAGGCAAAATATTTGTTAAGTATTCAGATGTGGGAAAAGGAACCGTGTTTTGTATAGAACTCCCTAATAACCCAAAGCTAATAAGTTTATCATCAGCGGATTAGTAAAAAACTAATTTTTTTGCCTTTTAATTGTTATATATCAGAAAATATTCGTAACTTTGCAACCCGTATGGTAAATTTAGAATCCTTAAAAATTGACCTAAAGAGCTTGGAACAGGGCGCGACGCCTTTTGAGTTTGAGCTTGATGATGCGTTTTTTGAGTCTTTAGAGACGACGGAAGTGCAACGGGGCAATTTGCATGTTAGTTTGTTGGTTAACAGAACTAATGACTATTATGACTTGAATTTCCATATTGAAGGTTCGGTGATGGTTCCTTGTGATTTATGTCTTGATGACATGGAGCAGAAGATTGATACCGATAATCGCCTTGCTGCTAAATTTGGAGAAAACTACTCAGAAGATGATGACCTTGTGACGGTAGTCGAGGACGAAGGAATACTTGATGTCGCATGGTTCATTTATGAATTTACTGAACTTAATATTCCCATCAAGCACGTGCATGCACCTGGAAAATGCAACCCGGCTATGATAAAGAAGCTCCAAGAGCATTCTGCTACCCGAAGTAGTGGGGAAGAAATTGAGAATGATGTAGATCCACGTTGGGCAGCGCTTTCTAATTTAAAAATTGAAGATTAAAATTAAAATTAAAAGATTTAAAAATTATGGCACATCCTAAAAGAAGACAGTCAAAGACTCGTACACTTAAGAGAAGAACTCATGATAAGGCAGTAGCTCCTACATTGGCAGTATGCCCAAATTGTGGCGCTTACTATGTTTATCACACAGTATGTCCAACTTGCGGTTATTATAGAGGCAAGGTTGCTGTTGTTAAGGAAGTAGCAGAATAATGGGCAAAATCAACGCGATAATCACCGGGGTTGGTGGCTATGTGCCAGACTATGTCCTCAATAATGAGGAGTTGTCGCGTATGGTAGATACAACTGATGAGTGGATCACCACTCGCGTGGGCATCAAAGAACGCCGAATACTCACTGAAGAAGGACTTGGTACCAGTTATCTGGCACGTAAGGCTGCAAAACAGCTGATTCAGAAAACAGGAGTAGATCCAGATTCTATTGACGCACTCATCGTTACCACTACTACCCCAGATTATAAATTTCCATCTACAGCCTCAATCGTATTGGGAAAGCTAGGCTTGAAAAATGCATTTGCATTTGACTTCGAGGCTGCTTGCTGTGGATTCCTTTATTCACTTGACGTCGCAGCTGCGATGATACAGAGTGGTCGATATAAGAAGATAATCGTTATCGGTGCAGATAAGATGTCTTCATTAGTTGACTATACTGATCGTCAGACTTGTGTTTTGTTTGGTGATGGTGCGGGAGCCGTATTGGTGGAAGCAAGTGATGATGATGGTTACGGTGTGCAGAATTCATACCTTCGTACAGATGGTCAGGGACTTCCTTTCCTACACATGAAGGCTGGTGGTTCTGTTTGTCCTCCTTCTCATTTTACTGTAGATCATCGTTTGCATTATCTTTATCAGGAAGGTCGTACGGTATTCCGTTATGCTGTTACTGATATGAGTGACGACGTTACTAAGATAATGGAAAAGAATAATTTGAAGGCTGAAGATGTTGATTGGGTTGTTCCTCACGAGGCAAATCTAAGAATCATTGAAGCTGTAACAAAGCGAGCTGGAATTCCTATGGAGAAAGTCGTTGTGAATATTGAGCATTATGGTAATACCAGTGCGGCAACAATTCCTTTGGCACTTTGGGATCATGAAAGCAACCTTAAGAGAGGTGATAATGTCATCTTTACGGCATTTGGAGCCGGTTTCGTTCATGGTGCATCTTATTATAAGTGGGCTTATGACGGTGGAACCTCTTCAGCGTCAACGAAATAACGACTTTAAGTCAAAATGATAATGAAACGCATCCTTCTCATTTTTAGAAAGAATGCGTTTCTTTTGTTTGTTATAAACAGTAAATAGTATGCATAAGGCAGGTTTTGTAAATATAGTGGGAAATCCAAACGTTGGTAAGAGTACTCTGATGAACCAACTTGTAGGCGAACGCATAAGTATCGCTACATTTAAAGCGCAGACTACTCGTCATCGTATCATGGGTATCGTTAATTCTGACGATTGCCAGATCGTCTTTTCTGATACACCTGGAGTCTTGAAACCAAACTACAAGATGCAGGAAATGATGTTGGCTTTCTCGGAGTCAGCTCTTAATGATGCTGATATCTTGCTTTATGTAACCGATGTGGTTGAAACCCCTGAGAAAAACCTTGACTTTCTAGAAAAGGTAAAGAAAATGTCTATTCCTGTATTACTGCTGATAAACAAGATAGACGAGAGTGACCAAAAAAAACTTGGTGACTTGGTAGAGAACTGGCATGCTCTACTTCCAAATGCTGAAATATTGCCTCTTTCTGCAAAGAATAAGTTTGGTGTAGATATTTTGCTAAAACGTATACAGGAATTACTCCCAGAATCTCCTGCTTATTTTGATAAGGAGCAGTTGACAGATAAACCGGCTAAATTCTTTGTAAGTGAAATCATCCGCGAGAAAATTCTTCTTTATTATGATAAGGAAATTCCTTATAGTGTGGAAGTCAGAGTTGAACAATTCAAGGAAGATGAACGTAAAATACATATAAATGCAGTGATATATGTAGAGAGAGATAGTCAAAAAGGTATAATTATTGGTCATCAAGGAGTTGCGTTGAAAAAGGTAAATACAGAATCACGCAAGGCTTTGGAGAGATTCTTTGATAAGACAATTTATCTTGAGACTTTTGTTAAGGTTGACAAGGACTGGCGATCATCGCAGAGGGAACTTGAAAGCTTTGGATATAACCCAGAATAATCATAATAGGCTCACTTGTGAGCTGATTAATAATATTACTTTTGGCTCTGAATGGAATGAGAGCAAACTCTCCTTTAGGAGGGCCGAAGAATGTATAACTTCAGAAATAAAACAAATTTATGGCAAATTTAGTTGCAATTGTAGGACGCCCGAATGTGGGAAAGTCTACGCTTTTTAATCGTTTGACACAATCACGCCGTGCTATCGTAAGTGATACCGCAGGTACCACAAGAGACCGTCAATATGGTAAATGCTCTTGGGGCTCAAAAGAATTTTCAGTAGTAGATACTGGTGGTTGGGTCGTAAATTCAGATGATATCTTTGAGGATGCTATTCGTCGCCAGGTTTTATTAGCTACTGAAGAGGCAGACCTTGTCTTGTTCATGGTTGATGTAACAACAGGTGTGACAGACTGGGATGAGGATGTTGCGACAATATTGCGTCGTGCAAAACTTCCTGTAATCCTTGTTGCTAATAAAGTTGACAATAGCGGAGAATACTATGAAGCTGCTGAATTCTATAAATTGGGATTGGGTGAACCTCAGTGTATCAGTGCTGCAACTGGTGGTGGATCAGGTGACTTGTTGGATTTGGTTATTGACAAACTGCCTCAGGAAAATCCTGAGATTGTCGAGGATGATATTCCTCGTTTCGCTGTAGTCGGCAGACCAAATGCAGGAAAAAGTAGTATCGTAAATGCTTTCATAGGTGAGGATAGAAATATCGTAACAGAAATAGCTGGTACTACAAGAGATAGTATTTATACACGTTATGACAAGTTTGGCTTTGATTTCTATCTTGTAGACACCGCTGGTATCCGTAAGAAAAACAAAGTTAGTGAGGACTTGGAATTTTATAGCGTCATGCGTTCTATCCGTTCTATAGAAAACAGTGATGTCTGCATACTTATGATAGACGCAACTCGTGGTATAGAAGCTCAGGATATGAACATATTCCAACTTATTCAGAAAAATAACAAGAGTCTTGTTTTAGTTGTAAACAAATGGGACCTTGTAGAGGATAAGAGTCAAAAGGTGATTGATACTTTTGAGGCAGCGATACGTAGTCGTATGGCTCCATTTATTGACTTCCCAATAATATTTGTTTCAGCAATAACAAAACAGAGAATATTTAAAGTTTTGGAGACTGCTAAGGAAGTATATCTTAACCGCAAAGCACATGTTGGAACTTCTAAGCTCAATGAGGTAATGTTGCCAATCATAGAGGCAAATCCTCCTCAGAGTCTAAAGGGCAAGTATATAAAGATAAAATATTGTACACAGTTGCCAAATACTCAGATTCCTTCATTCGTGTTCTATGCTAACCTTCCTCAGTATGTAAAGGAAAATTATCGTCGTTTCCTTGAAAATAAAATACGTGAGACTTGGAGTATGCACGGATGTCCAATAAATATTTTTATCAGACAAAAATAAAAAAGAATCACCCTCATCTTTTATGATGAGGGGTATTTTTATATTATGAAAAAGATATTCTATATATTACTGCTTGTCGCAGTTTTATTCTCATGTGGTTCACAGAAGAAAGATCCTAGTGAGATTGTTGGGAAAACCGCTAAGATATATTATGACTACTTGTTGAATGGTGATTATGACGCTTTTGTTGACGGAATGAATCAACCTGATCGTATACCTGATAATTATCGAGAGCAGTTGGTTGCAAATGCTAAGATGTTTGTTGGACAGCAGCAAGAAGACCATAAAGGAATCAAGAAAATAGCAGTGTCTGACGCAAAAGTTGATACTATACATAATACCGGAGATGCATATCTTTTGCTTACTTATGGTGACAAGACAACTGAACAAGTAGCCGTACCAATGGTTAAGCGCAAGGGCATTTGGTATATGCGATAAAGACTTATTATTTTCCTTCAGCCATTTCTGCCTTCTTTACCTTTCTAAATAGGTCACTGGCGAAGACAAGGTCGTTGAGCTTTTCATTTGTATTGCTCATGATGTCGTCTTTAGTGCCTTGCCATTCCTTATTACCTTTATAGATAAACAATATGTTTTCACCAATGGCCATAACTGAATTCATGTCATGGGTATTGATGATAGTTGTCATACTGTATTCTTTTGTTATTCCTGATAACAATTCATCAATAACAAGAGATGTCTTAGGATCAAGTCCGGAATTAGGTTCGTCGCAGAAAAGATATTTTGGATTCAAGACAATAGCTCTTGCTATTGCAACACGCTTCTGCATACCTCCTGATAATTCTCCAGGGAATTTTTGCTGTGCATCAATAAGGTTTACTCTGTCTAGGCACTCCTGTGCTCTTTTTACACGTTCCTTATAATTCATACTAGAAAACATGTCTAATGGGAACATCACGTTTTCCAATACGGTGAGAGAATCGAAGAGAGCTGCACTTTGGAAAATCATTCCCATTTCGCGTCTCATCATGACTTTCTCATTTTTACTCATTGTTATGAAATCGCGATTGTCGTATAGCACTTTACCGCTAGTTGGATTTAGCAATCCTACTAAGTTCTTCATTAAAACTGTTTTTCCGCTACCGCTCTGTCCGATAATTAGGTTGGTCTTTCCGTTATCGAATACTGCATTAATGTCGTTTAGAACAGACTTGTCTTCAAAAGACTTATATAAATGTTGTACTTCAATCATGATAATAACTGTGTGAGGAATACATCGGAAAATAAAATAAGAACACTGCTACTAACAACAGCGTCGGTGCTGGCTTTTCCAACATCAATGGATCCTCCTTTAACGGTATATCCAAAGAATGATGAGACACTAGCTATGATGTATGCAAAAAACATACTTTTAATGATGCTCATCCACATGAACCATGGATTAAAAGCATGCTGTATTCCAAGTGTCAGGTCATCAGGAGAAAGCATGTGACCGAGGTATGCTGTGCCATAAGCTCCAACAATGCCCATGGCAGAGCTAAAAATAACAAGAAATGGCATGATCGTCATCAATCCCATAATTTTTGGAAGAATAAGATAGCTTGCCGAGTTAACTCCCATTATATCAAGTGCGTCAATCTGTTGTGTGACACGCATTGTCCCTAATTCAGAAGCAATGTTAGAACCAACTTTTCCTGCAAGGATAAGGCACATGATGCTACTCGAAAATTCAAGAAGCATAATCTCGCGAGTGGTATATCCTGATACCCAGCGTGGCATCCATGGACTTTGGATATTTACTTTCATCTGTATACATA
Protein-coding sequences here:
- a CDS encoding ABC transporter ATP-binding protein, with amino-acid sequence MIEVQHLYKSFEDKSVLNDINAVFDNGKTNLIIGQSGSGKTVLMKNLVGLLNPTSGKVLYDNRDFITMSKNEKVMMRREMGMIFQSAALFDSLTVLENVMFPLDMFSSMNYKERVKRAQECLDRVNLIDAQQKFPGELSGGMQKRVAIARAIVLNPKYLFCDEPNSGLDPKTSLVIDELLSGITKEYSMTTIINTHDMNSVMAIGENILFIYKGNKEWQGTKDDIMSNTNEKLNDLVFASDLFRKVKKAEMAEGK
- the era gene encoding GTPase Era — encoded protein: MHKAGFVNIVGNPNVGKSTLMNQLVGERISIATFKAQTTRHRIMGIVNSDDCQIVFSDTPGVLKPNYKMQEMMLAFSESALNDADILLYVTDVVETPEKNLDFLEKVKKMSIPVLLLINKIDESDQKKLGDLVENWHALLPNAEILPLSAKNKFGVDILLKRIQELLPESPAYFDKEQLTDKPAKFFVSEIIREKILLYYDKEIPYSVEVRVEQFKEDERKIHINAVIYVERDSQKGIIIGHQGVALKKVNTESRKALERFFDKTIYLETFVKVDKDWRSSQRELESFGYNPE
- the der gene encoding ribosome biogenesis GTPase Der; translated protein: MANLVAIVGRPNVGKSTLFNRLTQSRRAIVSDTAGTTRDRQYGKCSWGSKEFSVVDTGGWVVNSDDIFEDAIRRQVLLATEEADLVLFMVDVTTGVTDWDEDVATILRRAKLPVILVANKVDNSGEYYEAAEFYKLGLGEPQCISAATGGGSGDLLDLVIDKLPQENPEIVEDDIPRFAVVGRPNAGKSSIVNAFIGEDRNIVTEIAGTTRDSIYTRYDKFGFDFYLVDTAGIRKKNKVSEDLEFYSVMRSIRSIENSDVCILMIDATRGIEAQDMNIFQLIQKNNKSLVLVVNKWDLVEDKSQKVIDTFEAAIRSRMAPFIDFPIIFVSAITKQRIFKVLETAKEVYLNRKAHVGTSKLNEVMLPIIEANPPQSLKGKYIKIKYCTQLPNTQIPSFVFYANLPQYVKENYRRFLENKIRETWSMHGCPINIFIRQK
- a CDS encoding beta-ketoacyl-ACP synthase III translates to MGKINAIITGVGGYVPDYVLNNEELSRMVDTTDEWITTRVGIKERRILTEEGLGTSYLARKAAKQLIQKTGVDPDSIDALIVTTTTPDYKFPSTASIVLGKLGLKNAFAFDFEAACCGFLYSLDVAAAMIQSGRYKKIIVIGADKMSSLVDYTDRQTCVLFGDGAGAVLVEASDDDGYGVQNSYLRTDGQGLPFLHMKAGGSVCPPSHFTVDHRLHYLYQEGRTVFRYAVTDMSDDVTKIMEKNNLKAEDVDWVVPHEANLRIIEAVTKRAGIPMEKVVVNIEHYGNTSAATIPLALWDHESNLKRGDNVIFTAFGAGFVHGASYYKWAYDGGTSSASTK
- the rpmF gene encoding 50S ribosomal protein L32, which gives rise to MAHPKRRQSKTRTLKRRTHDKAVAPTLAVCPNCGAYYVYHTVCPTCGYYRGKVAVVKEVAE
- a CDS encoding MlaE family ABC transporter permease, with product MFIIKLLYKYLTTFGDYLILIGHSLSRPERMRMFFKQYIKEMSQLGVNSIGIVLLISFFIGAVICIQMKVNIQSPWMPRWVSGYTTREIMLLEFSSSIMCLILAGKVGSNIASELGTMRVTQQIDALDIMGVNSASYLILPKIMGLMTIMPFLVIFSSAMGIVGAYGTAYLGHMLSPDDLTLGIQHAFNPWFMWMSIIKSMFFAYIIASVSSFFGYTVKGGSIDVGKASTDAVVSSSVLILFSDVFLTQLLS
- a CDS encoding sensor histidine kinase translates to MKWTDRIRKMKLLLIFVAIVIVALSLVVSHLLIRDLFHEETTRMEVLAQAMRSLSVADDNTDLNLVLKVINENSTIPVIVVDKSGKAQIFRNVDLKGRNYADSLRDATRRAAIMKGSGRFVRISIDDRTHDYIDVCYDDSVILKRLAYYPYVQLGVVFIFVAIVIFALLASKKAEHNMIWVGLSKETAHQLGTPISSLLAWIEIFKEDYPKEPLVPEMEKDVKRLQIIAERFSKIGSLPALCSVNLIDVLNHVIDYMEKRIPSSINLIRDLPDHDVVIMLNTSLFEWVVENLFKNAIDSLSGIKGTITVKVTEFTDIVSIEISDTGKGIKSKDISNVFCPGFTTKKRGWGLGLSLAKRIVEDYHKGKIFVKYSDVGKGTVFCIELPNNPKLISLSSAD
- a CDS encoding YceD family protein, encoding MVNLESLKIDLKSLEQGATPFEFELDDAFFESLETTEVQRGNLHVSLLVNRTNDYYDLNFHIEGSVMVPCDLCLDDMEQKIDTDNRLAAKFGENYSEDDDLVTVVEDEGILDVAWFIYEFTELNIPIKHVHAPGKCNPAMIKKLQEHSATRSSGEEIENDVDPRWAALSNLKIED